Proteins encoded by one window of Paroedura picta isolate Pp20150507F chromosome 9, Ppicta_v3.0, whole genome shotgun sequence:
- the OPLAH gene encoding 5-oxoprolinase isoform X2, giving the protein MPAPGRFQFAIDRGGTFTDVFARCPGGRVRVLKLLSEDPANYRDAPTEGIRRLLQQECGTPFPKDRPLDTSCIEWIRMGTTVATNALLERKGERLALLITRGFRDLLYVGTQARPKIFDLAVSMPEVLYEAVVEVDERVVLYQEGCQLSGNTQPVTGVTGDSLVVQRPVDLEALRGPLKALLAKGVCSLAVVLLHSYAWPHHEREVGSLARELGFRQVSLSSEVMPMVRAVPRGYTACADAYLTPCISRYLEGFRAGFASQLQGVPVLFMRSDGGLTPMDSFSGSRAILSGPAGGVVGYAVTTYRQEGGQPVIGFDMGGTSTDVSRYAGEYEHVFEATTAGIRIQAPQLDINTVAAGGGSQLFFRSGLFVVGPESAGAHPGPACYRKGGPLTVTDANLCLGRLLPEYFPCIFGPHEDQPLCRDSTLQAFRELTASICASLGPGAALSVEEVAMGFVRVANEAMCRPIRALTQARGHDTSRHILACFGGAGGQHACAIARTLGMGKVFIHKYSGILSAYGLALADVVHEAQEPCALAYAPEAFARLDERIGALKQECVQALEGQGFSRARIGTEAFLHLRYERTDCALMCSAKGYPATPASCRSGDFGASFLARYSEEFGFTIPGRAILVDDIRVRGTATAGLGREEPVAASQVPPRVEKVTRCYFEGGYQATRIYLLEELTWGHCIPGPSILIGQSSTILVEPDCTAAVTRLGDICITVGSGAVQPIGPQRDPIQLSIFSHRFMSIAEQMGRILQRTAISTNIKERLDFSCALFGPEGGLVSNAPHIPVHLGAMQETVQFQIRNLGSDLQEGDVILSNHPCAGGSHLPDLTVITPVFWPGEPRPVFFVASRGHHADIGGITPGSMPPHSHSLQEEGAVFISFKLVKKGLFQEEEVTKALMAPGQTPGSSGTRSLHDNLSDLRAQVAANQKGIHLVNELIGQYGLEVVQAYMAHIQANAEMAVQDMLRDFARDRGEPGRPLLVEAEDFMDDGSPIRLKVSIDPQEGKAVFDFTGSGHEVHGNCNAPRAITLSALIYCLRCMVGQDIPLNQGCMNNITFGNEHVSYYETVAGGAGAGPGWHGRSGVHTHMTNTRITDPEILEKRYPVILRCFEVARGTGGAGQFRGGDSVRRELQFREQMVLSVLSERRAFRPYGLHGGESGSPGLNLLIRRDGRTINLGGKTSVAVFPGDTFRLQTPGGGGFGAPTQPAAAKEGQEMPPRGRAFAERGSVCDYRLAQETA; this is encoded by the exons GCTGTGTCCATGCCAGAGGTGCTGTATGAAGCCGTGGTGGAAGTGGATGAGCGTGTAGTTCTCTATCAGGAAGGATGTCAGCTATCTGGCAATACCCAGCCAGTCACAG gTGTGACGGGCGACTCCTTGGTGGTGCAGCGACCTGTGGACCTGGAGGCTCTGCGGGGGCCATTGAAGGCGCTGTTGGCCAAGGGGGTCTGCAGCCTGGCTGTGGTACTCCTGCACTCCTACGC GTGGCCGCACCACGAGCGAGAGGTGGGGTCCCTGGCCCGGGAACTGGGCTTCCGGCAGGTGTCACTCTCCTCCGAGGTGATGCCCATGGTGCGGGCCGTGCCCCGGGGCTACACCGCCTGTGCAGACGCCTACCTCACGCCGTGCATCAGCCGCTACCTGGAAGGGTTTCGGGCTGGCTTTGCTTCCCAGCTCcag ggcgtGCCTGTCCTGTTCATGCGCTCGGACGGTGGCCTCACCCCCATGGACTCCTTCAGTGGCTCTCGCGCCATCCTCTCGGGCCCCGCCGGCGGAGTCGTGGGCTACGCGGTCACCACCTACCGGCAGGAGGGCGGCCAGCCTGTCATTGGCTTCGACATGGGCG GCACCTCCACGGACGTGAGCCGCTATGCGGGGGAGTACGAACACGTCTTTGAGGCCACCACGGCCGGCATCCGCATCCAGGCCCCGCAGCTGGACATCAACACGGTGGCCGCAGGGGGCggctcccagctcttcttccg GTCTGGGCTCTTTGTGGTCGGCCCCGAGTCAGCAGGGGCCCATCCTGGCCCCGCATGCTACCGGAAAG GAGGGCCCCTGACCGTGACGGACGCCAACCTGTGCCTGGGACGGCTCCTACCCGAATATTTCCCGTGCATCTTCGGCCCCCACGAGGACCAGCCGCTCTGCCGGGACTCCACTCTGCAGGCCTTCCGAGAGCTCACCGCCAGCATCTGTGCCTCCCTCGGGCCTGGGGCTGCCCTCAGCGTGGAGGAGGTCGCCATGGGCTTTGTCCGGGTGGCCAACGAAGCCATGTGCCGGCCGATCCGGGCCTTGACCCAG GCGCGGGGTCACGACACTTCACGACACATCCTGGCCTGTTTTGGGGGTGCCGGGGGGCAGCACGCCTGTGCCATCGCGCGGACCCTGGGCATGGGCAAAGTCTTCATCCACAA GTATAGCGGGATCCTGTCGGCCTACGGGCTGGCTCTGGCCGACGTTGTGCACGAAGCGCAGGAGCCCTGTGCCCTGGCCTACGCCCCAGAGGCCTTTGCCCGGCTGGACGAGCGCATAGGTGCCCTGAAGCAGGAGTGTGTGCAGGCTCTGGAAGGCCAGGGCTTCTCCAG GGCCCGGATCGGCACAGAGGCCTTCCTCCACCTGCGTTACGAGCGGACGGACTGCGCACTGATGTGCTCAGCTAAGGGCTACCCGGCCACTCCCGCCTCCTGCCGCTCCGGGGACTTTGGCGCTTCCTTCCTGGCCCG GTACTCAGAGGAGTTTGGCTTTACCATTCCTGGCCGGGCCATCCTGGTAGATGACATCCGGGTGAGGGGAACGGCCACAGCCGGGCTGGGCCGGGAGGAGCCAGTCGCTGCCAGCCAAGTGCCCCCCCGGGTGGAGAAG GTGACACGCTGCTATTTCGAGGGGGGCTACCAGGCAACCAGGATCTACCTGCTGGAGGAGCTCACCTGGGGCCACTGCATCCCAGgccccagcatcctgattggccagagcag CACCATCCTGGTTGAGCCAGACTGCACAGCGGCCGTGACCCGCCTCGGGGACATCTGCATCACAGTGGGCTCTGGGGCAGTGCAACCCATCGGCCCCCAGCGAGACCCCATCCAGCTGTCCATCTTCTCCCACCGCTTCATGAGCATCGCGG AGCAGATGGGACGGATCCTGCAGCGCACGGCCATCTCCACCAACATCAAGGAGCGGCTGGACTTCTCCTGTGCCCTCTTTGGGCCAGAGGGCGGGCTGGTGTCCAATGCCCCTCACATCCCGGTCCACCTGGGCGCCATGCAGGAGACTGTGCAGTTTCAG ATCCGGAACCTGGGCTCTGACCTCCAGGAGGGGGACGTGATCCTGAGCAACCATCCGTGTGCAGGGGGCAGCCACCTGCCTGACCTGACCGTTATCACTCCG GTCTTCTGGCCGGGAGAGCCGAGGCCCGTCTTCTTTGTGGCCAGCCGGGGGCACCACGCGGACATaggtggcatcacgccaggctccATGCCCCCGCACTCCCACTCCCTGCAGGAAGAGGGCGCCGTCTTCATTTCCTTCAAGCTGGTCAAGAAAGGCCTCTTCCAGGAGGAGG AGGTCACCAAGGCCCTGATGGCTCCCGGGCAGACCCCTGGCAGTAGTGGCACACGGAGCCTCCATGATAACCTGTCTGACCTGCGGGCTCAGGTGgcagccaatcagaaggggaTCCACTTGGTGAACGAGCTGATTGGCCAGTATGGGTTGGAGGTGGTGCAGGCGTACATGGCTCACATCCAG gccaatGCAGAAATGGCGGTTCAGGACATGCTGCGGGACTTTGCCAGGGACCGGGGAGAGCCAGGGCGCCCCCTACTGGTGGAGGCGGAGGACTTCATGGACGACGGCTCCCCCATCCGGCTGAAGGTGTCCATCGACCCCCAGGAG ggcaAGGCCGTGTTTGATTTCACTGGCTCTGGCCACGAGGTCCATGGGAACTGCAACGCCCCTCGTGCCATCACCCTCTCCGCCCTCATCTACTGCCTGCGCTGCATGGTGGGCCAAGACATCCCCCTCAACCAG ggctGCATGAACAACATCACCTTCGGCAACGAGCACGTGAGCTACTACGAGACGGTGGCCGGGGGGGCTGGGGCCGGGCCCGGCTGGCACGGCAGGAGTGGCGTGCACACCCACATGACCAACACCCGCATCACCGACCCAGAGATCCTGGAGAAACG GTATCCGGTCATCTTGAGGTGCTTTGAGGTGGCCCGGGGCACGGGGGGTGCCGGGCAGTTCCGAGGGGGGGACAGCGTCCGGCGGGAGCTGCAGTTCCGGGAGCAGATGGTCCTGTCTGTGCTGAGCGAGCGGAGAGCGTTCCGGCCGTACGGCCTGCACG GTGGGGAATCCGGTTCTCCCGGGCTTAACCTCTTGATTCGACGGGACGGCAGGACCATCAACCTGGGTGGCAAGACCTCTGTTGCTGTGTTTCCAGGG GACACCTTCCGCCTGCAGACCCCCGGAGGAGGGGGCTTTGGAGCACCCACGCAGCCTGCCGCAGCCAAGGAGGGCCAAGAGATGCCCCCCAGAGGCAGGGCCTTTGCTGAGCGAGGCAGCGTCTGTGACTATCGCCTGGCCCAGGAGACGGCCTGA
- the OPLAH gene encoding 5-oxoprolinase isoform X1 codes for MPAPGRFQFAIDRGGTFTDVFARCPGGRVRVLKLLSEDPANYRDAPTEGIRRLLQQECGTPFPKDRPLDTSCIEWIRMGTTVATNALLERKGERLALLITRGFRDLLYVGTQARPKIFDLAVSMPEVLYEAVVEVDERVVLYQEGCQLSGNTQPVTGVTGDSLVVQRPVDLEALRGPLKALLAKGVCSLAVVLLHSYAWPHHEREVGSLARELGFRQVSLSSEVMPMVRAVPRGYTACADAYLTPCISRYLEGFRAGFASQLQGVPVLFMRSDGGLTPMDSFSGSRAILSGPAGGVVGYAVTTYRQEGGQPVIGFDMGGTSTDVSRYAGEYEHVFEATTAGIRIQAPQLDINTVAAGGGSQLFFRSGLFVVGPESAGAHPGPACYRKGGPLTVTDANLCLGRLLPEYFPCIFGPHEDQPLCRDSTLQAFRELTASICASLGPGAALSVEEVAMGFVRVANEAMCRPIRALTQARGHDTSRHILACFGGAGGQHACAIARTLGMGKVFIHKYSGILSAYGLALADVVHEAQEPCALAYAPEAFARLDERIGALKQECVQALEGQGFSRARIGTEAFLHLRYERTDCALMCSAKGYPATPASCRSGDFGASFLARYSEEFGFTIPGRAILVDDIRVRGTATAGLGREEPVAASQVPPRVEKVTRCYFEGGYQATRIYLLEELTWGHCIPGPSILIGQSSTILVEPDCTAAVTRLGDICITVGSGAVQPIGPQRDPIQLSIFSHRFMSIAEQMGRILQRTAISTNIKERLDFSCALFGPEGGLVSNAPHIPVHLGAMQETVQFQIRNLGSDLQEGDVILSNHPCAGGSHLPDLTVITPVFWPGEPRPVFFVASRGHHADIGGITPGSMPPHSHSLQEEGAVFISFKLVKKGLFQEEEVTKALMAPGQTPGSSGTRSLHDNLSDLRAQVAANQKGIHLVNELIGQYGLEVVQAYMAHIQANAEMAVQDMLRDFARDRGEPGRPLLVEAEDFMDDGSPIRLKVSIDPQEGKAVFDFTGSGHEVHGNCNAPRAITLSALIYCLRCMVGQDIPLNQGCLAPVRAVIPPGSLLDPSPDAAVVGGNVLTSQRVVDVILRAFGACAASQGCMNNITFGNEHVSYYETVAGGAGAGPGWHGRSGVHTHMTNTRITDPEILEKRYPVILRCFEVARGTGGAGQFRGGDSVRRELQFREQMVLSVLSERRAFRPYGLHGGESGSPGLNLLIRRDGRTINLGGKTSVAVFPGDTFRLQTPGGGGFGAPTQPAAAKEGQEMPPRGRAFAERGSVCDYRLAQETA; via the exons GCTGTGTCCATGCCAGAGGTGCTGTATGAAGCCGTGGTGGAAGTGGATGAGCGTGTAGTTCTCTATCAGGAAGGATGTCAGCTATCTGGCAATACCCAGCCAGTCACAG gTGTGACGGGCGACTCCTTGGTGGTGCAGCGACCTGTGGACCTGGAGGCTCTGCGGGGGCCATTGAAGGCGCTGTTGGCCAAGGGGGTCTGCAGCCTGGCTGTGGTACTCCTGCACTCCTACGC GTGGCCGCACCACGAGCGAGAGGTGGGGTCCCTGGCCCGGGAACTGGGCTTCCGGCAGGTGTCACTCTCCTCCGAGGTGATGCCCATGGTGCGGGCCGTGCCCCGGGGCTACACCGCCTGTGCAGACGCCTACCTCACGCCGTGCATCAGCCGCTACCTGGAAGGGTTTCGGGCTGGCTTTGCTTCCCAGCTCcag ggcgtGCCTGTCCTGTTCATGCGCTCGGACGGTGGCCTCACCCCCATGGACTCCTTCAGTGGCTCTCGCGCCATCCTCTCGGGCCCCGCCGGCGGAGTCGTGGGCTACGCGGTCACCACCTACCGGCAGGAGGGCGGCCAGCCTGTCATTGGCTTCGACATGGGCG GCACCTCCACGGACGTGAGCCGCTATGCGGGGGAGTACGAACACGTCTTTGAGGCCACCACGGCCGGCATCCGCATCCAGGCCCCGCAGCTGGACATCAACACGGTGGCCGCAGGGGGCggctcccagctcttcttccg GTCTGGGCTCTTTGTGGTCGGCCCCGAGTCAGCAGGGGCCCATCCTGGCCCCGCATGCTACCGGAAAG GAGGGCCCCTGACCGTGACGGACGCCAACCTGTGCCTGGGACGGCTCCTACCCGAATATTTCCCGTGCATCTTCGGCCCCCACGAGGACCAGCCGCTCTGCCGGGACTCCACTCTGCAGGCCTTCCGAGAGCTCACCGCCAGCATCTGTGCCTCCCTCGGGCCTGGGGCTGCCCTCAGCGTGGAGGAGGTCGCCATGGGCTTTGTCCGGGTGGCCAACGAAGCCATGTGCCGGCCGATCCGGGCCTTGACCCAG GCGCGGGGTCACGACACTTCACGACACATCCTGGCCTGTTTTGGGGGTGCCGGGGGGCAGCACGCCTGTGCCATCGCGCGGACCCTGGGCATGGGCAAAGTCTTCATCCACAA GTATAGCGGGATCCTGTCGGCCTACGGGCTGGCTCTGGCCGACGTTGTGCACGAAGCGCAGGAGCCCTGTGCCCTGGCCTACGCCCCAGAGGCCTTTGCCCGGCTGGACGAGCGCATAGGTGCCCTGAAGCAGGAGTGTGTGCAGGCTCTGGAAGGCCAGGGCTTCTCCAG GGCCCGGATCGGCACAGAGGCCTTCCTCCACCTGCGTTACGAGCGGACGGACTGCGCACTGATGTGCTCAGCTAAGGGCTACCCGGCCACTCCCGCCTCCTGCCGCTCCGGGGACTTTGGCGCTTCCTTCCTGGCCCG GTACTCAGAGGAGTTTGGCTTTACCATTCCTGGCCGGGCCATCCTGGTAGATGACATCCGGGTGAGGGGAACGGCCACAGCCGGGCTGGGCCGGGAGGAGCCAGTCGCTGCCAGCCAAGTGCCCCCCCGGGTGGAGAAG GTGACACGCTGCTATTTCGAGGGGGGCTACCAGGCAACCAGGATCTACCTGCTGGAGGAGCTCACCTGGGGCCACTGCATCCCAGgccccagcatcctgattggccagagcag CACCATCCTGGTTGAGCCAGACTGCACAGCGGCCGTGACCCGCCTCGGGGACATCTGCATCACAGTGGGCTCTGGGGCAGTGCAACCCATCGGCCCCCAGCGAGACCCCATCCAGCTGTCCATCTTCTCCCACCGCTTCATGAGCATCGCGG AGCAGATGGGACGGATCCTGCAGCGCACGGCCATCTCCACCAACATCAAGGAGCGGCTGGACTTCTCCTGTGCCCTCTTTGGGCCAGAGGGCGGGCTGGTGTCCAATGCCCCTCACATCCCGGTCCACCTGGGCGCCATGCAGGAGACTGTGCAGTTTCAG ATCCGGAACCTGGGCTCTGACCTCCAGGAGGGGGACGTGATCCTGAGCAACCATCCGTGTGCAGGGGGCAGCCACCTGCCTGACCTGACCGTTATCACTCCG GTCTTCTGGCCGGGAGAGCCGAGGCCCGTCTTCTTTGTGGCCAGCCGGGGGCACCACGCGGACATaggtggcatcacgccaggctccATGCCCCCGCACTCCCACTCCCTGCAGGAAGAGGGCGCCGTCTTCATTTCCTTCAAGCTGGTCAAGAAAGGCCTCTTCCAGGAGGAGG AGGTCACCAAGGCCCTGATGGCTCCCGGGCAGACCCCTGGCAGTAGTGGCACACGGAGCCTCCATGATAACCTGTCTGACCTGCGGGCTCAGGTGgcagccaatcagaaggggaTCCACTTGGTGAACGAGCTGATTGGCCAGTATGGGTTGGAGGTGGTGCAGGCGTACATGGCTCACATCCAG gccaatGCAGAAATGGCGGTTCAGGACATGCTGCGGGACTTTGCCAGGGACCGGGGAGAGCCAGGGCGCCCCCTACTGGTGGAGGCGGAGGACTTCATGGACGACGGCTCCCCCATCCGGCTGAAGGTGTCCATCGACCCCCAGGAG ggcaAGGCCGTGTTTGATTTCACTGGCTCTGGCCACGAGGTCCATGGGAACTGCAACGCCCCTCGTGCCATCACCCTCTCCGCCCTCATCTACTGCCTGCGCTGCATGGTGGGCCAAGACATCCCCCTCAACCAG GGCTGCCTGGCCCCAGTGAGGGCTGTCATCCCCCCAGGCTCCCTGCTTGACCCATCCCCGGACGCTGCTGTCGTGGGGGGCAACGTGCTGACTTCCCAGCGGGTGGTGGACGTGATCCTCCGGGCCTTTGGGGCATGCGCTGCCTCTCAG ggctGCATGAACAACATCACCTTCGGCAACGAGCACGTGAGCTACTACGAGACGGTGGCCGGGGGGGCTGGGGCCGGGCCCGGCTGGCACGGCAGGAGTGGCGTGCACACCCACATGACCAACACCCGCATCACCGACCCAGAGATCCTGGAGAAACG GTATCCGGTCATCTTGAGGTGCTTTGAGGTGGCCCGGGGCACGGGGGGTGCCGGGCAGTTCCGAGGGGGGGACAGCGTCCGGCGGGAGCTGCAGTTCCGGGAGCAGATGGTCCTGTCTGTGCTGAGCGAGCGGAGAGCGTTCCGGCCGTACGGCCTGCACG GTGGGGAATCCGGTTCTCCCGGGCTTAACCTCTTGATTCGACGGGACGGCAGGACCATCAACCTGGGTGGCAAGACCTCTGTTGCTGTGTTTCCAGGG GACACCTTCCGCCTGCAGACCCCCGGAGGAGGGGGCTTTGGAGCACCCACGCAGCCTGCCGCAGCCAAGGAGGGCCAAGAGATGCCCCCCAGAGGCAGGGCCTTTGCTGAGCGAGGCAGCGTCTGTGACTATCGCCTGGCCCAGGAGACGGCCTGA